A region from the Engraulis encrasicolus isolate BLACKSEA-1 chromosome 18, IST_EnEncr_1.0, whole genome shotgun sequence genome encodes:
- the snw1 gene encoding SNW domain-containing protein 1 isoform X2 — translation MSLASFLPAPTQLSQDQLEAEDRTRAQRSHSTALVSSRREPPPYGFRKSWVPRSLEDFGDGGAFPEIHVAQYPLEMGRKKKTSNALAVQVDAEGKIKYDAIARQGQGKDKVIFSKYTDLLPKEVLNDDAPDLQKPDEEAVKELTEKTRAALEKAVSQKIAAAMPVRAADKQAPAQYIRYTPSQQGVAFNSGAKQRVIRMVEMQKDPMEPPRFKINKKIPRGPPSPPAPVMHSPSRKMTVKEQQEWKIPPCISNWKNAKGYTIPLDKRLAADGRGLQTVHINENFAKLAEALYIADRKAREAVEMRAQVEKKMAQKEKERKEEKLREMAQAARDRRAGIKSHGGDKGGEDGEARERDEIRQERNKNRQHERNISRASHEKRSKLQRDQDRDISEVMAINPNMRHNNNSEAQYDQRLFNQSKGMSSGFAGGEDEMYNVYDKPFRESRDMAQSIYRPTKGADKDMYGDDLDSLIQNNRFVPGRGFTEATEGHRRDGPVQFEEDPFGLDPFLKQAKQHGGGSKRPSASGGSKDYDHDKKRRKE, via the exons ATGTCGCTAGCGAG CTTTCTGCCGGCGCCTACACAGCTGTCTCAGGACCAGCTGGAGGCAGAGGACCGCACGCGTGCCCAGAGATCGCACTCCACAGCCCTTGTGTCCTCCCGCAGAGAACCACCCCCCTATGGCTTTAGAAAGTCATGGGTCCCCCGCTCATTGGAG GACTTTGGAGATGGAGGCGCCTTCCCGGAGATCCATGTGGCCCAGTACCCGCTGGAGATGGGCAGGAAGAAGAAGACCTCCAATGCCCTAGCGGTGCAGGTGGACGCAGAGGGCAAGATCAAGTACGACGCCATTGCCAGGCAGGGCCAGGGCAAAGACAAG GTGATCTTCAGCAAGTACACAGACCTGCTTCCCAAGGAAGTGCTGAACGATGACGCGCCAGACCTGCAGAAGCCTGATGAGGAGGCGGTTAAAGAG CTAACTGAGAAGACGCGGGCTGCCCTGGAGAAAGCCGTGTCGCAGAAGATCGCCGCTGCCATGCCCGTGCGTGCTGCAGATAAGCAGGCCCCAGCACAGTATATCAG GTACACGCCGTCACAGCAGGGAGTGGCGTTCAACTCGGGAGCCAAGCAGCGTGTCATTCGCATGGTGGAGATGCAGAAGGACCCCATGGAGCCCCCGCGCTTCAA GATCAACAAGAAGATTCCCCGtggccctccctctcctcctgcccctgtCATGCACTCCCCCAGCAGAAAG ATGACCGTGAAAGAACAGCAAGAATGGAAGATTCCTCCGTGTATATCCAACTGGAAGAACGCAAAG GGTTACACCATCCCACTGGACAAGCGCTTGGCTGCGGATGGAAGAGGCCTGCAGACGGTTCACATCAACGAGAACTTTGCCAAGCTGGCAGAGGCCCTCTACATAGCTGACAGAAAA gCGCGAGAGGCGGTGGAGATGCGTGCGCAGGTGGAGAAGAAGATGGcccagaaggagaaggagaggaaggaggagaagctgAGGGAGATGGCCCAGGCCGCCAGGGACCGCCGAGCTGGAATCAAGAGCCACGGCGGAGACAAag GTGGCGAGGACGGTGAGGCCAGAGAGCGTGACGAGATTCGCCAggagagaaacaaaaacagacagcACGAGAGGAACATCTCCAGGGCCTCACACGAAAAGAG GTCCAAGCTGCAGCGAGACCAGGACCGAGACATTAGCGAGGTGATGGCCATCAACCCCAACATgcgccacaacaacaacagtgagGCCCAGTACGACCAGAGGCTCTTCAACCAGAGCAAG GGAATGAGCAGTGGTTTTGCCGGAGGCGAGGATGAGATGTACAACGTGTACGACAAGCCCTTCAGGGAGAGCCGGGACATGGCTCAAAGCATCTACCGCCCCACCAAGGGAGCAGACAAGGACATGTATGGAGACGACCTGGACTCGCTCATTCAGAACAACAG ATTTGTGCCAGGCCGTGGGTTCACCGAGGCCACCGAGGGTCACCGTCGCGACGGTCCGGTGCAGTTTGAGGAGGATCCGTTCGGTCTGGATCCGTTCTTGAAGCAGGCCAAGCAGCACGGCGGGGGCTCTAAGAGGCCGTCCGCCAGCGGAGGCTCCAAGGACTACGACCACGACAAGAAGCGCAGAAAGGAGTGA
- the snw1 gene encoding SNW domain-containing protein 1 isoform X1 yields MSLASFLPAPTQLSQDQLEAEDRTRAQRSHSTALVSSRREPPPYGFRKSWVPRSLEDFGDGGAFPEIHVAQYPLEMGRKKKTSNALAVQVDAEGKIKYDAIARQGQGKDKVIFSKYTDLLPKEVLNDDAPDLQKPDEEAVKELTEKTRAALEKAVSQKIAAAMPVRAADKQAPAQYIRYTPSQQGVAFNSGAKQRVIRMVEMQKDPMEPPRFKINKKIPRGPPSPPAPVMHSPSRKMTVKEQQEWKIPPCISNWKNAKGYTIPLDKRLAADGRGLQTVHINENFAKLAEALYIADRKAREAVEMRAQVEKKMAQKEKERKEEKLREMAQAARDRRAGIKSHGGDKAGGEDGEARERDEIRQERNKNRQHERNISRASHEKRSKLQRDQDRDISEVMAINPNMRHNNNSEAQYDQRLFNQSKGMSSGFAGGEDEMYNVYDKPFRESRDMAQSIYRPTKGADKDMYGDDLDSLIQNNRFVPGRGFTEATEGHRRDGPVQFEEDPFGLDPFLKQAKQHGGGSKRPSASGGSKDYDHDKKRRKE; encoded by the exons ATGTCGCTAGCGAG CTTTCTGCCGGCGCCTACACAGCTGTCTCAGGACCAGCTGGAGGCAGAGGACCGCACGCGTGCCCAGAGATCGCACTCCACAGCCCTTGTGTCCTCCCGCAGAGAACCACCCCCCTATGGCTTTAGAAAGTCATGGGTCCCCCGCTCATTGGAG GACTTTGGAGATGGAGGCGCCTTCCCGGAGATCCATGTGGCCCAGTACCCGCTGGAGATGGGCAGGAAGAAGAAGACCTCCAATGCCCTAGCGGTGCAGGTGGACGCAGAGGGCAAGATCAAGTACGACGCCATTGCCAGGCAGGGCCAGGGCAAAGACAAG GTGATCTTCAGCAAGTACACAGACCTGCTTCCCAAGGAAGTGCTGAACGATGACGCGCCAGACCTGCAGAAGCCTGATGAGGAGGCGGTTAAAGAG CTAACTGAGAAGACGCGGGCTGCCCTGGAGAAAGCCGTGTCGCAGAAGATCGCCGCTGCCATGCCCGTGCGTGCTGCAGATAAGCAGGCCCCAGCACAGTATATCAG GTACACGCCGTCACAGCAGGGAGTGGCGTTCAACTCGGGAGCCAAGCAGCGTGTCATTCGCATGGTGGAGATGCAGAAGGACCCCATGGAGCCCCCGCGCTTCAA GATCAACAAGAAGATTCCCCGtggccctccctctcctcctgcccctgtCATGCACTCCCCCAGCAGAAAG ATGACCGTGAAAGAACAGCAAGAATGGAAGATTCCTCCGTGTATATCCAACTGGAAGAACGCAAAG GGTTACACCATCCCACTGGACAAGCGCTTGGCTGCGGATGGAAGAGGCCTGCAGACGGTTCACATCAACGAGAACTTTGCCAAGCTGGCAGAGGCCCTCTACATAGCTGACAGAAAA gCGCGAGAGGCGGTGGAGATGCGTGCGCAGGTGGAGAAGAAGATGGcccagaaggagaaggagaggaaggaggagaagctgAGGGAGATGGCCCAGGCCGCCAGGGACCGCCGAGCTGGAATCAAGAGCCACGGCGGAGACAAag CAGGTGGCGAGGACGGTGAGGCCAGAGAGCGTGACGAGATTCGCCAggagagaaacaaaaacagacagcACGAGAGGAACATCTCCAGGGCCTCACACGAAAAGAG GTCCAAGCTGCAGCGAGACCAGGACCGAGACATTAGCGAGGTGATGGCCATCAACCCCAACATgcgccacaacaacaacagtgagGCCCAGTACGACCAGAGGCTCTTCAACCAGAGCAAG GGAATGAGCAGTGGTTTTGCCGGAGGCGAGGATGAGATGTACAACGTGTACGACAAGCCCTTCAGGGAGAGCCGGGACATGGCTCAAAGCATCTACCGCCCCACCAAGGGAGCAGACAAGGACATGTATGGAGACGACCTGGACTCGCTCATTCAGAACAACAG ATTTGTGCCAGGCCGTGGGTTCACCGAGGCCACCGAGGGTCACCGTCGCGACGGTCCGGTGCAGTTTGAGGAGGATCCGTTCGGTCTGGATCCGTTCTTGAAGCAGGCCAAGCAGCACGGCGGGGGCTCTAAGAGGCCGTCCGCCAGCGGAGGCTCCAAGGACTACGACCACGACAAGAAGCGCAGAAAGGAGTGA